From Camelina sativa cultivar DH55 chromosome 20, Cs, whole genome shotgun sequence, the proteins below share one genomic window:
- the LOC104772320 gene encoding probable calcium-binding protein CML32, giving the protein MSLVEVFETVDKNKDGKISCDEFVEAIRVFTSSITSEELENMFRVLDLDGDGQIDIEEFALGVVLGNVNVETALKQTFDSYDMDGDGKISASDIHFVLNRQGKNHTMEECVAMVQAVDADGDGFVDFEEFKTMIISN; this is encoded by the coding sequence ATGTCTCTTGTAGAGGTCTTTGAGACGGTTGACAAGAACAAAGATGGGAAAATCTCATGCGACGAATTTGTGGAAGCAATACGCGTCTTTACTTCTTCAATAACATCTGAAGAACTTGAGAATATGTTTAGAGTGCTTGACCTGGATGGTGATGGTCAAATTGACATTGAGGAATTTGCTTTGGGTGTGGTGCTAGGAAATGTTAATGTTGAAACTGCTCTGAAACAAACTTTTGATTCATATGATATGGATGGTGACGGGAAGATATCGGCGAGTGATATTCATTTTGTGTTGAACCGTCAAGGAAAAAATCATACAATGGAAGAATGTGTTGCGATGGTTCAAGCTGTTGATGCAGACGGCGATGGTTTTGTGGACTTTGAAGAGTTTAAAACTATGATAATTTCCAactaa
- the LOC104770050 gene encoding putative pumilio homolog 8, chloroplastic — translation MAKDQHGCRFLQRIFEDGSGLDAMIIFNELIPHVVELMMDPFGNYLMQKLLDVCNEEQRTQIILMVTSEPGQLIRISLNAYGTRVVQRLVESIETRKQITLVKTALRPGFLNLIRDLNGIHVIQRCLQCLSTEDNEFIFEDATKYCIDIATHRHRCCVLQKCIAYSSGQHREKLVTEISRNSLFLAQDPYGNHLSNERVPTELKIQQQIDEDHTLTQLANSNSRTN, via the exons ATGGCTAAAGATCAGCATGGATGCAGATTCTTGCAGAGGATCTTTGAAGATGGAAGTGGTTTAGATGCTATGATCATTTTCAATGAGTTGATCCCTCATGTTGTTGAGCTTATGATGGATCCTTTTGGGAATTACTTGATGCAGAAACTTTTAGATGTTTGTAATGAAGAACAAAGAACACAGATCATACTCATGGTTACTTCAGAGCCTGGTCAGCTTATTCGAATATCACTCAACGCTTACGG TACTCGAGTTGTTCAGAGATTAGTGGAATCAATCGAGACTAGGAAGCAGATTACTTTGGTGAAGACAGCTCTGAGACCTGGATTTCTCAATCTCATTAGGGATTTAAATGGGATTCATGTAATTCAACGTTGCTTACAGTGCCTTAGTACAGAAGATAACGAG TTCATCTTTGAAGATGCTACAAAGTACTGTATAGATATCGCGACACATCGACACAGATGCTGTGTGTTACAAAAGTGCATTGCTTATTCCAGTGGACAACATAGAGAGAAGCTTGTAACAGAGATATCAAGAAACAGTCTCTTCCTTGCTCAAGACCCTTACGG GAACCATCTCAGCAATGAACGTGTGCCAACTGAGCTAAAGATACAGCAACAGATTGATGAAGACCACACACTAACTCAACTCGCAAACTCTAATTCTAGGACTAATtag
- the LOC104770051 gene encoding uncharacterized protein LOC104770051 isoform X2 translates to MGWRCPKKAPISGLSRPLSPSCSGGSTRDVDLAVKSSESVRRSTRLRLQPLRKPNISQRKKHVKLCSKMPKKPPTAFFYFSFCLRSPSDYSLSSYFSNGLCSSEDGSSQFASPPLDGLMTKCNLGGDDLGLCESFDLLNVGEEGDKTLLHHVRTDQTHHQYNNQRSDFGNYEASGGDEL, encoded by the exons atgggttggagatgccctaagaAAGCTCCCATTTCAGGGTTATCGCGGCCTTTGTCTCCGTCGTGCAGTGGAGGCTCTACTCG gGACGTAGATTTAGCTGTGAAGTCAAGTGAAAGTGTGAGAAGGTCTACAAGACTGAGACTTCAGCCGTTGAGAAAGCCAAATATAAGCCAGAGGAAGAAACATGTTAAACTTTGTTCCAAGATGCCTAAGAAACCTCCCActgctttcttttatttctc GTTCTGTCTCAGATCACCGTCGGATTACTCCCTCTCGAGTTACTTCTCGAACGGGTTGTGTTCTTCTGAAGATGGTTCGTCTCAGTTCGCTTCTCCTCCACTCGATGGCTTGATGACGAAGTGTAATCTTGGTGGTGATGATTTGGGTCTTTGCGAAAGTTTCGATCTTTTGaatgttggtgaagaaggagacaAGACTCTTCTTCATCATGTACGAACAGATCAGACTCATCACCAATACAACAACCAAAGGAGCGATTTTGGAAACTATGAAGCtagtggtggtgatg AGTTGTAA
- the LOC104770051 gene encoding putative pumilio homolog 8, chloroplastic isoform X1, which yields MGWRCPKKAPISGLSRPLSPSCSGGSTRDVDLAVKSSESVRRSTRLRLQPLRKPNISQRKKHVKLCSKMPKKPPTAFFYFSFCLRSPSDYSLSSYFSNGLCSSEDGSSQFASPPLDGLMTKCNLGGDDLGLCESFDLLNVGEEGDKTLLHHVRTDQTHHQYNNQRSDFGNYEASGGDGGFRYYSGFGVDQKDQPLLFPNQNDQILNSVNL from the exons atgggttggagatgccctaagaAAGCTCCCATTTCAGGGTTATCGCGGCCTTTGTCTCCGTCGTGCAGTGGAGGCTCTACTCG gGACGTAGATTTAGCTGTGAAGTCAAGTGAAAGTGTGAGAAGGTCTACAAGACTGAGACTTCAGCCGTTGAGAAAGCCAAATATAAGCCAGAGGAAGAAACATGTTAAACTTTGTTCCAAGATGCCTAAGAAACCTCCCActgctttcttttatttctc GTTCTGTCTCAGATCACCGTCGGATTACTCCCTCTCGAGTTACTTCTCGAACGGGTTGTGTTCTTCTGAAGATGGTTCGTCTCAGTTCGCTTCTCCTCCACTCGATGGCTTGATGACGAAGTGTAATCTTGGTGGTGATGATTTGGGTCTTTGCGAAAGTTTCGATCTTTTGaatgttggtgaagaaggagacaAGACTCTTCTTCATCATGTACGAACAGATCAGACTCATCACCAATACAACAACCAAAGGAGCGATTTTGGAAACTATGAAGCtagtggtggtgatggtgggtTTCGTTATTACTCTGGTTTTGGTGTTGATCAAAAGGATCAACCTTTACTGTTCCCAAACCAAAACGATCAAATCCTCAATTCTGTGAATTTATGA
- the LOC104770054 gene encoding probable calcium-binding protein CML31: MVFDFFHQNIVHLFILLKTSHNIYIISIPYLKTTTMSVAEVFESVDKNKDGKISWDEFAEAMRTFTPSLTSEELDYMFRVLDVDGDGQIDAEEFASGLGLEKDINEETLLKQAFDVYDMDGDGKISASEIHSVLKRLGVNHTMEECVMMVHAVDADGDGFVDFEEFKTLIISN; the protein is encoded by the coding sequence atggtttttgatttcttcCATCAAAACATTgtccatttatttattttgttaaaaacctCTCATAATATCTATATCATCAGCATTCCTTACTTAAAAACAACAACGATGTCTGTTGCAGAGGTCTTTGAGAGTGTTGACAAGAACAAAGATGGGAAAATCTCATGGGACGAATTTGCCGAAGCAATGCGCACCTTTACTCCTTCACTAACATCTGAAGAACTTGATTATATGTTTAGAGTGCTTGACGTGGATGGTGATGGTCAAATTGACGCTGAGGAATTTGCTTCGGGTTTGGGGTTAGAAAAGGATATTAATGAAGAAACTCTTCTGAAACAAGCCTTTGATGTGTATGATATGGATGGTGACGGGAAGATATCAGCGAGTGAGATTCATTCTGTGTTGAAACGTCTAGGAGTAAATCATACAATGGAAGAATGTGTTATGATGGTTCATGCTGTTGATGCAGACGGCGATGGTTTTGTGGACTTTGAAGAGTTTAAAACATTGATAATTTCCAACTAA